CCTCTTCTTTCTCCCCTTCTTTAACCATACCTCATTCATCACCACCTACACCTCCTTCATCCCCAATCTGGAATTCTCCTCCAGTTTCTACTTTACCAAATCATTCTAACCCCATTTTTCAAGAGCAGGACTTTCCTGTACTTAGAAAATCAACTAGAACTCATAACCAACCTTCTCATCTAAAAGACTACCTATGCACATTACCTCCATCTCTCAAATCCACACCTGCTCATTGCTCTTCTCCACACATAATTGATAATGTCATATCTTATGCCAAGTTATCTCCAACACATGCTGCTTTTACTGTCAACATTGATAGTATTACAGAACCTAAGTCTTATTCTGAAGCAATCAAATCTCCTTGCTGGAGACAAGCAATGGAAGCAGAGATCACTGCTCTTGAACACAATAAGACTTGGACTTTGACAGATTTACCTCCTGGCAAACAATCTATAGGatgcaaatgggtttataaaCTCAAACATAAAGCTAATGGATCTATTGAGAGGTGCAAGGCTCGTTTAGTAGCAAAGGGATTCACTCAGCAATATGGCTTGGATTACATGGACACCTTTAGTCTAGTGGCAAAGATGACAACTGTAAGGACTCTCTTAGCCTTAGCATCCATTCACAATTGGCATTTACACCAATTAGACATCAATAATGCTTTCTTGCATGGAGAGCTTCATGAAGAGGTTTATATGCAACTTCCAAAGGGCTTTGTTACTTCAGATGATACCAAGGTCTGCAAGTTACAAAAATCACTATATAGGTTAAAACAGGCAAGTAGACAGTGGAATGCAAAACTTACAGAATCTTTGCTCACACAAGGTTTTTAAGCTGCACCTTCAGATCCTTCTTTGTTTCTGAAAACAACTGGATCCACTTTCATTGCCTTGTTGATTTATGTGGATGATGTGATTGTCACTAGCAATTCAATACAGGCCATCTCTGATATCAAGACTTATCTTCATGATTCTTTCTGCATTAAAGATCTAGGCATTCTCAAATATTTTCTTGGTATTGAAGTTGCTAGATCTTCTACTGGTATTAACATTTGCCAAAGGAAGTATGCCCTTGACCTACTTGCCAGTTCTGGTTTTCTGGATGCTAAACCAGTACCAACACCAATCATTGCTTCTCATAAGCTTACTGCTACTGATAGTACTCCCCTCTCAGACAACACTGTCTACAGGCAATTGATTGGAAAACTCTTGTACTTGTGCACTACAAGACCTGATATTTCTTTTGCTATTCAGCAATTATCTCAGTATCTGGATTCTCCCACTACTGCTCATCTTACTACAGTCCACAGAATCTTGAGATATATTAAAGGATCACCAGGTTGTGGCCTTTTCTTTCCATCAAATTCCACCATTCAACTCAGAAGTTTTTTTGATTCAGATTGGGCTTCCTGTGTGGACACCAGGAAATCAGTCACTGGTTATTGTGTTTTCTTAGGGAATTCACTAATCTCTTGGAAATCCAAGAAGCAGACAACCATCTCAAGATCTAGTTCTGAAGCTGAGTACAGGGCCTTAGCTTCTTAAACATGTGAACTGCAATGGCTTTTGTATCTGCTTGCTGATCTTCACCAATCTCATTCCAAGCCTGCCTTGATTTACTGTGACAATCAGTCTGCCATTCAATTGGCCCATAACCCTATATTTCATGAGCGTACAAAGCACATTGAAATAGATTGCCATTTAATCAGGGAGAAGATCAAAACAGGCATTGTCCATTTGTTACCTGTTACTTCTGCAAATCAGATTGCAGATCCTTTTACCAAAGCTTTGACCCCACATTCTTTTCACACAGCAATTTCCAAGCTTAGCATATCTGATATATATGCTCCAGCTTGCGGGGGGATGACAAAGTACATGGATTCAGCTTCATCTAAGGATTCAAGCTCAGTTGCTTGCTGACTAAGTTTTCCATCCTTAAGCTTCTCTTTCTGTTTTCTATTGTAGGGAATCTTTTCTTCTGTAACAGAATTAATTACAGCTGGCACACGTGGGATGTGTGAGCTGGTTTTCTTTGTTAACTGCTCTTACTCAAGCTGTGTGTATATAAACAGCTTGAGCTTGTAATCTTcattaatcaattaatcaaagtgaggcagttattttaataattgactagaattatataaaatattgttgcctaaaataaaaaaatatagtatccaaaaattataaatttaaaataaggtACTATATTGATATTGAAGAAATAGATATGATACCAACTATATATATGTAACTAATTGTTATTTGTCAATTATCACATTGGTACGTCGTCTACACCACCATGCATAGTTATAATAGTGTACTTGATGTAGACGTTTAGAGTGTGCTACTTGTGTTATAAATTGTACCTCGTTCCTACTAGATAATGTAATAATagccaaatatttttaaatgtcgtttatatcataaaaatataaagttaaaatatCACAAAAGAAATATCCACATTTAcaactattttaaattatatctttATCTTATAAAGTCGTTAATTTTGTGAAAGTCTCCATCTTCCACTTTTAATTTCGCCCACAAAGTTGTTGTTGTTGGTGCTACTGAATAATGTAATAATAGCCAAATATTTTGCAATAGTatagaaatttaaatgaaaaatttatgtatttatataaaaaataacattataagTAATTTTAcctcaacaaaaaaaattataaaaaacaccTTAcgtttttttagatttatatttttactctcggTAGTgaaataattatgattttactccaTTGTCATATAGATATCAGTGACATTATCATCTCAGTATCATAATTTTTcagtaaaaaattatttttcgtactttatcataacctattttcataaaaattaggataaacccatctagagtcccttgtactatatcatttttattcaaaaagcccctgtactatttttttgtttttcaggtCCCTCTATTTACATAATTTTAGctcataatttttgattttcaggcgTAATATGTGCAAAATTGCAATTTGGAgtattaaaacgtaattaggcgtaaatacCCCATAGAAATATAAAGACATTGCAGtttaagtctagaaattggactaattacaatatcttagaagtttataggccaatttacaagttttacgagctaaaattgaccatacctaAACCTTTAGGGCCATAGGAAcattttttaacactttcgggcTCCAAAATCAACTTTTAGACACCCTTTGCTTAGCCATCAAGTTTTAATACGCGATTTAAGTAATTAAAAGGAGTTTTAAGATAATCCTAATACCTAATGACTTATctcttagctatttaaacccTAAAAGACTCTAAGCTAACCCTAGGTCACTCAATCCCTTATAAAATACTATTGTTAGCTCATTGAGTCAAAGGTCAGACCAAAAAGATAAAAACCACATACCAAAATTTTACCCCTTCCACCTAAAAAACCTAGCATAGGCCTAATCATACTCACACACACACACCCCCTCCCCCCCAAAATCACTCAATTCTAGATCAAAAAAACACTTTAAtacgctttgattctccaagaacacaaGCCCTGCACATATTTGAAGCTCGATTCCGCATCCACTAtgccagcaaacgagccaagtAGTCAGACCAGTACCTTTGAGGACTCTAATATTTTTTCCATCACGTTTTgccataattatttaaaattgctagatttcatgtttttagactTCATGTTTAGGCTATTTTACTgtaaattacttaaataatatttttgtcatAACTGCTGGTTTTAATAATATTGTCATGATTGCCATGAAAAATGACTAGGAAGCATGTTAATAACTAGGTTGGTCTTTGATGAAAACGTTAATAACTATGCTAATATGATTTGTATgcttaattttagaaatccaaacattaaaattgcTTAGAACgcatgtttaggttaattaCAAGTCTATTTGTCATAATACGTTTAATCTAATAATTGTTGCAATTTGATAGCTGTAATGCTGTAAATCACCTCCAAACACTCCTTACCTGTCATATTTAGAATATTTGATTCTTTTTATGCCTTTTGAGCTtttttttgcatgaaaaatggACACAAAACGAGCTAAAAACGAATGCCGGAAACTGCTGCTGCCTGCAGTGCCTCCGCCGCAAGAATAAAGTGGCGCAACCGCAATTGTATAATACAAGAACTCATTTTCCTAATACAACTGGATGATTCCAGCCACTTgcaattgtatttttttcggtCTAATTTGTCATGATTTTTCGTATTTCATATCACGCATCCTCTCCAACAATGTTGCGCCAATATAACTTTTCTCCTTTATGgccacaatttaaattttttggttctATTGAGCTTCATTACTTCGAATTTGTTAAATATCGTCATCTTCCTTCAATCAATTGAATGCCCATACAATAAAGTTTTGATATCAATTGCTGTGAAATCTAAATATACATTAGAGCGATTAAAACAATAACAAtttgcaaaagaaaaaaatgtaaaatttaataataaacaaaaggCTTAATAGTGTAAAACAATTacgaaatttagcgtgttttgcaagtttaatacaaacgtttaattttggcaaatggAAGcaccaattttaatttttttgcaatatTAGCACTGAGAATTTTCTGTCAGAAAAATGTTGATCTAGACGACAGAACAGTGGCTATTTCGGTGTACATATCAACATTTTTCTGACGGAAAAGTGCTTGATGTCTATcattgcaaaacacgctaaagtagattgacattttttttacgCTATTAAGCCTAAACAACATAAAGAAGATAAGATATTAATATCACATAAGAACATTGTAAtttagggttaaatgcaaattcatataCCAACTTtcacctaatttgcaattacaacacaaacttttaaacttgACAATGTCGGTAATGAACTTTGCACTTTTtgcaaatcgatacaccgatTATATTCCGGGACAGTTTTGCTGAGTTGGAAGTCAGAATTGCTACGTAGGCTGAGAAGTTGGAAAATAAACAGTGTTTCGTTTTTCCaaaaagtaaaatttgatgCCTGTTTttcccaaaattttaaaattaatattgtaattgcaaattacgcTAAAGTTAGTGATTTCATTTGCAAACATGCCAAATTACGTGGCAAATACTGAAATTCATTGTGTCAGTATATGTGTTCTTTCCGCCTTACAACTCGGCAAAAATTGTCCCGGAAAACAatcggtgtatcgatttgctAAAAGTTTAAAGTTCATTATCGACattgtcaaatttaaaaaaattatgtctaAGTGCAAATTAGGTTAAAATTGGTGTATGCATTTAACCCTATAATTTAAGAAGATTCAACAATTGTTTACGTTCTTGGAGAAGCCGTAGAGAATTTTCACTtatatcaaatcaaaattacataatttagagttaataatctatactatatataaaagcacggattggaGCGGGGGGGGGGGGAGATGCATTTTTACCTAGTAGTCCTTtctaattcataattttatggTCATTgtctaaataatttaataatatgaaTTAATGACATcgattttaaagaaaaaaaatttcctGCTGCCTAGGCAGCAGGAAATTCCTGCAGTCTGTGAGGTGGCAGCTTCTCAGGCTGCCACTTCacagaatttttttaatacgaATTACCCAGTTTGTACGTTAATAATGGGTAAAGTTCTGGTTAAAGTTAGGGACTTAATAAGTTAATTAACCAATTCCTATTCTATTCAATTAGCTTTTCGTACCCACTCAACTGCTCCTATTACTTTCCCTGACGCCGCAAAGTGATTATAGACCTAAATTGAATAGAAACTTGTACCGTTGCTGCATTTATCTCAAGCTATcatcaataataaaatattactaaggtatgttattaaaattgttattctttataattattttgttttataatttatttatatgtttattagattttatgaatttcatgtcatctgtatttaataattagtacTATTAAGTAGttcttctaaattttttaatgctactgatataatatttttggtTAAACATCAGAATTATGGATATCGAAATTCCATGTTTTGGTATGAAATTTGACAGTGAAGAAAGTGCATATGCTTTTTATAAAATCTATGCTCATAAACTTGGATTCAGTGTTAGAAAACAATATTTGAAGCGAGTGGATGGACAAATAAGAAGAAGAACTTTTTGTTGTTCAAAGCAGGGTCAAAAAAGCGTTGATAAAAGGTGCGAACAGGTAAAATCTGAACATCCAATTTCACGAGTAAATTGTTTGGCACAAATGACATGTCAACTCAAAGGAGATGGTATGTTTGAGGTTGTTTCTTTTAAGGAGGAGCATAGCCATGAACTTACTCCTACACCAATGAAACACATGTTAAGATCACAAAGACAAATTACACCTGTCCACAAAGCTATAGCTGATGATGCTGCAAAAGCTGGATTATCTATTAAGTCCACTATTAATTTACTAACTTCACAAAGTGGAGGTCATGAATTTAATGGATTTTTGGATAATGATTTTAGAAACTATATATCTGCCAAGCGTAGAACAGAAATGATAAAAGGAGATGGTCATGCTATTATGaagtattttcataaaatgCAGTTGCAAGATCCCTCTTATTTCTATTTGGTGCAacttgatgatgatgataattcTATATTGAATGTGTTCTGGGCAGATGGTAGATCAATTATTGATTATCAACATTTTGGAGATGTTGTGTGTTTTGATACAACTTATAAAACAAATGCGTATGGCAGACCGTTTGCTCCATTTGTTGGTGTTAATCAACATAAGAAAAGTATCATTTTTGGTGCAGCTTTACTCTATGATGAAACAATATCATCATTTAAATGGTTATTTGAGACTTTTCTCAGTGCAATGTCTGGTAAGCAACCTCGGACGATATTGACAGATCAATGTCCAGCTATGGCCAAAGCAAATTGAAGAGGTATTTTTTTGAAACTCATCATCGATTATGCGTGTGGCATATTTATCAGAATGCTGctaaaaatttaagccatattTTTCATTCATCAAAACAGTTTGCAAATGATTTCAGCTCATGTGTTTATGAATATGAAGACGAAGATGAATGGCTTCAAGCTTGGAATAGTATGCTTAATAAATATATGCTTACTGATAATAAATGGTGCAGTGGAATTTTTGAAGTAAGAAAAAAATGGGCTATGGTATATGGGCGACATATGTTTACAGCTGATATGAAGAGTACGCAGCGCAGTGAGTCGATGAATAATGTTCTAAAGAAATATTTGGATGCAAAGAATAATTTTATCCATTTCTTTGATAATTATGACAGGTTGTTATCAGATAAACGGTATGATGAGTTGCTGATAGAATTCAGAATGAGAGAAAGAGTTCCGGTTTTACAAGCTAATGTGGAGATGTTAAGACACGCTTCAAAGGTATACACTCCAGCGGTATATAAGATGTTCCAAAGTGAATATATGAAGATTTTAGATTGTGTTATGCATAAAGTTGACAAGTCTGAATCTGTTACCAGTTATAAAGTCCAATGTGGTCGAAAAGATCAAGAACACTTGGTAACTTTAGAAATATCAACAAAAACAGTTAAGTGCAGCTGCATGAAATTTACTTTTGTTGGAATCTTATGTGCGCATACTTTGAAAGTTCttgataagaaaaatattaaacagCTTCCACCACAATACATCTTGAATAGGTGGACAAAAGATGCAAAAATTGGAATAATCAAGGACAATTATAGTATTGGAATTGAAAATAGTCCACAAGAGTCGATAGGAAAAAGATATTCATTTTTGAGTCATAATTTTCGAGAAATATTAACACTTGCATCTGAAAGTGAGGATATGTACGAGCATGCATGTGAAGATTTCAGAAAATTGATGAAGAGCTTACAAGAAATGAAGGTAAATAGTCACGTGACTAGTTTATCTAATTCT
This window of the Mercurialis annua linkage group LG5, ddMerAnnu1.2, whole genome shotgun sequence genome carries:
- the LOC126681972 gene encoding protein FAR1-RELATED SEQUENCE 5-like, with the protein product MDIEIPCFGMKFDSEESAYAFYKIYAHKLGFSVRKQYLKRVDGQIRRRTFCCSKQGQKSVDKRCEQVKSEHPISRVNCLAQMTCQLKGDGMFEVVSFKEEHSHELTPTPMKHMLRSQRQITPVHKAIADDAAKAGLSIKSTINLLTSQSGGHEFNGFLDNDFRNYISAKRRTEMIKGDGHAIMKYFHKMQLQDPSYFYLVQLDDDDNSILNVFWADGRSIIDYQHFGDVVCFDTTYKTNAYGRPFAPFVGVNQHKKSIIFGAALLYDETISSFKWLFETFLSAMSDEDEWLQAWNSMLNKYMLTDNKWCSGIFEVRKKWAMVYGRHMFTADMKSTQRSESMNNVLKKYLDAKNNFIHFFDNYDRLLSDKRYDELLIEFRMRERVPVLQANVEMLRHASKVYTPAVYKMFQSEYMKILDCVMHKVDKSESVTSYKVQCGRKDQEHLVTLEISTKTVKCSCMKFTFVGILCAHTLKVLDKKNIKQLPPQYILNRWTKDAKIGIIKDNYSIGIENSPQESIGKRYSFLSHNFREILTLASESEDMYEHACEDFRKLMKSLQEMKSRQKRQLDVQIRD